From one Streptomyces sp. SCSIO 30461 genomic stretch:
- a CDS encoding AIM24 family protein, with product MPFREVNSKMVEAQLVPGQKMYSQRGAMLAYRGQVSFTPNMSGGQGGLMSMIGRRVANETTPLMTVEVPLGPGGPGETPSGTVLFGHGGHHVQVINLTGETLYVEADRLLAFDGTLEQGTMFMGSQGGVMGMVRGQVTGQGLFTTTLKGHGAVAVMAHGGVIELPITPSRPIHVDPQAYVAHHGDVRNKLSTALGWRDMVGRGSGEAFQLELSGSGAVYVQASEEKL from the coding sequence ATGCCGTTCCGTGAGGTCAACTCCAAGATGGTCGAGGCGCAGCTCGTTCCCGGCCAGAAGATGTACAGCCAGCGCGGCGCGATGCTCGCGTACAGGGGCCAGGTGTCGTTCACCCCGAACATGTCGGGTGGCCAGGGCGGTCTGATGTCGATGATCGGGCGGCGGGTGGCCAACGAGACGACACCGCTGATGACGGTCGAGGTTCCCCTCGGGCCCGGCGGCCCTGGGGAGACCCCATCGGGGACCGTGTTGTTCGGCCACGGCGGGCATCATGTGCAGGTCATCAACCTGACCGGGGAGACCTTGTACGTGGAGGCCGACCGGCTGCTCGCCTTCGACGGGACGCTCGAGCAGGGCACGATGTTCATGGGCTCGCAGGGCGGGGTCATGGGCATGGTGCGCGGCCAGGTCACCGGCCAGGGGCTGTTCACCACCACCCTGAAAGGACACGGCGCGGTCGCGGTGATGGCGCACGGCGGGGTGATCGAGCTGCCGATCACCCCGAGCCGCCCCATCCATGTGGACCCGCAGGCGTATGTCGCCCACCACGGCGATGTGCGCAACAAGCTCTCCACCGCGCTGGGCTGGCGCGACATGGTGGGGCGCGGCTCGGGCGAGGCGTTCCAGCTGGAGCTGAGCGGCAGTGGCGCGGTCTACGTCCAGGCGTCGGAGGAGAAGCTGTGA
- a CDS encoding MarR family transcriptional regulator, producing METETAARWLTDAEQCAWRTYLDVNRLLTYQLEKDLQPFGLTINDYEILVNLSESDDLRMRMSDLAAATLQSKSRLSHQITRMENAGLVRRENCESDRRGLFAVLTDHGMETMRKVAPHHVESVRQHFIDLLSPEALADLRASLTPVAEHLRGRRGKV from the coding sequence ATGGAGACCGAAACTGCCGCCCGCTGGCTGACCGACGCGGAGCAGTGCGCCTGGCGCACCTATCTGGATGTCAACAGGCTTCTGACATACCAGTTGGAGAAGGACCTTCAGCCCTTCGGCCTGACCATCAACGACTACGAGATCCTCGTCAACCTCTCGGAGTCCGACGACCTGCGGATGCGGATGAGCGACCTGGCCGCCGCCACGCTCCAGTCCAAGAGCCGCCTCTCCCACCAGATCACCCGCATGGAGAACGCGGGCCTGGTCCGCCGGGAGAACTGCGAGTCCGACCGGCGCGGGCTGTTCGCCGTGCTCACCGACCACGGCATGGAGACCATGCGCAAGGTGGCTCCGCACCACGTCGAGTCCGTGCGGCAGCACTTCATCGACCTGCTGTCCCCCGAGGCCCTGGCAGACCTCCGGGCGTCGCTGACACCGGTCGCCGAGCACCTGCGCGGGCGCCGCGGCAAGGTGTGA
- a CDS encoding DUF3817 domain-containing protein: protein MKKSVLTRYRVMAYVTAVMLLVLCTCMVFKYGFDMGEDVTFAVSQVHGILYIIYLIFAFDLGSKAKWPFGKLLWVLLSGTIPGAAFFVERNVAREVEPLITGASPTPVKV from the coding sequence ATGAAAAAGAGCGTGCTGACCCGCTACCGGGTGATGGCCTACGTCACCGCCGTCATGCTGCTGGTGCTGTGCACCTGCATGGTCTTCAAGTACGGCTTCGACATGGGTGAGGACGTCACCTTCGCGGTCTCCCAGGTCCACGGCATCCTCTACATCATCTATCTGATCTTCGCCTTCGACCTGGGCTCCAAGGCCAAGTGGCCGTTCGGCAAGCTGCTGTGGGTGCTGCTCTCCGGCACGATCCCGGGTGCCGCCTTCTTCGTGGAGCGCAACGTCGCCCGTGAGGTCGAGCCGCTGATCACGGGCGCCTCGCCGACTCCCGTCAAGGTGTAG
- a CDS encoding MFS transporter, whose protein sequence is MTDQLSPATAPAPPGPAIGYRDVFVVAEFRAVFAAHALSLLGVVISEIALTVLVYDLTGSPLLSALTFALGFLPYLVGGTLLAGVADRYPARRVLVVCDLVCAGCVALMVLPSTPVAALLALRCAVAAVAPVFNGTRMATLADILGHGERFVLGRSLVRIVAQSAQLVGFGIGGVLLTLVPARGAIAITAVTFLGSAALLRFGTGRRPARMGSGGGTLLRESLEGARLVFRDRRLRLLTLMFWVPPMFAVAPEALAAPYADRIGAGGAALGLLMCALPVGHIAGELLAGSALSGAVRSRSVLPLAVCSLLPLLVYTVRPGLPLAVLVLLLAGLGSAYSLGLDQWYVAAVPEELRGRAMTLLTAGMMTLQGLGMAAAGVVAEFVPVHRAVAWFGAVGAGCVAVLALRLRKIGYRSPRRG, encoded by the coding sequence ATGACCGACCAGCTTTCGCCCGCCACTGCCCCTGCTCCGCCGGGCCCGGCCATCGGCTACCGCGACGTCTTCGTCGTCGCCGAGTTCCGGGCGGTGTTCGCCGCGCACGCGCTCTCCCTCCTCGGGGTCGTGATCAGCGAGATCGCGTTGACCGTGCTCGTCTACGACCTCACCGGGTCGCCGCTGCTGAGCGCCCTCACCTTCGCCCTCGGCTTCCTCCCGTACCTCGTCGGCGGCACATTGCTCGCGGGCGTAGCGGACCGCTACCCCGCCCGGCGGGTGCTGGTGGTCTGCGACCTGGTGTGCGCGGGGTGCGTCGCACTGATGGTGTTGCCCTCGACCCCCGTCGCGGCGCTGCTCGCGCTGCGCTGCGCGGTCGCCGCCGTGGCACCCGTGTTCAACGGGACGCGGATGGCGACCCTGGCCGACATCCTCGGGCACGGGGAGCGCTTCGTGCTCGGCCGTTCGCTGGTGCGGATCGTGGCGCAGAGCGCCCAGCTCGTCGGGTTCGGGATCGGGGGCGTGCTGCTGACCCTGGTGCCGGCCCGGGGCGCCATCGCGATCACCGCCGTGACGTTCCTCGGCTCGGCGGCCCTGCTGCGGTTCGGGACGGGCCGCAGGCCCGCGCGGATGGGCTCGGGGGGCGGCACGCTGCTCCGGGAGTCCCTCGAAGGTGCCCGTCTGGTGTTCCGGGACCGCCGGTTGCGGCTGCTCACCCTGATGTTCTGGGTGCCGCCGATGTTCGCCGTCGCTCCGGAGGCGCTGGCCGCCCCGTACGCCGACCGGATCGGCGCCGGGGGCGCCGCGCTCGGACTGCTGATGTGCGCGCTGCCGGTGGGCCATATCGCCGGCGAGCTGCTCGCCGGTTCGGCCCTGAGCGGCGCGGTCCGATCCCGGTCCGTGCTGCCGCTCGCCGTGTGCTCGCTGCTGCCCCTGCTGGTGTACACGGTGCGCCCGGGGCTGCCGCTCGCCGTGCTTGTGCTGCTGCTGGCCGGGCTGGGCTCCGCTTACAGCCTCGGTCTCGACCAGTGGTACGTGGCCGCCGTGCCCGAAGAGCTGCGCGGCCGCGCGATGACGCTGCTGACGGCCGGAATGATGACGCTCCAGGGCCTTGGCATGGCCGCGGCGGGCGTGGTGGCGGAGTTCGTTCCCGTCCACCGCGCGGTCGCCTGGTTCGGGGCGGTGGGAGCCGGCTGTGTGGCGGTGCTCGCCCTCAGGCTGCGGAAGATCGGGTACCGAAGTCCGAGACGGGGCTGA
- a CDS encoding DUF3817 domain-containing protein, which yields MDIKTAASLHRLRLVSAPEAVSFLLLLVCSVLKRTTEFNAVPVMGAVHGLLFVLYVLFWLDAWNRTRWSIGTAALYFVLSVLPFGGFVADRKLKREAEAAVIASRARRESAVKA from the coding sequence GTGGACATCAAGACCGCCGCCTCCCTCCACCGCCTCCGCCTCGTCTCCGCCCCGGAGGCCGTTTCGTTCCTGCTGCTGCTCGTCTGCTCGGTGCTCAAGCGCACGACGGAGTTCAACGCGGTCCCGGTCATGGGCGCGGTCCACGGCCTGCTGTTCGTCCTCTACGTGCTCTTCTGGCTGGACGCTTGGAACCGCACCCGGTGGAGCATCGGCACGGCCGCCCTGTACTTCGTCCTTTCCGTGCTGCCCTTCGGCGGCTTCGTCGCCGACCGCAAGCTGAAGCGCGAGGCCGAGGCCGCGGTGATCGCCTCCCGCGCCCGCCGCGAGAGCGCGGTCAAGGCATGA
- the mce gene encoding methylmalonyl-CoA epimerase: MLTRIDHIGIACFDLDKTVEFYKATYGFEVFHTEVNEEQGVREAMLKINETSDGGASYLQLLEPTREDSAVGKWLAKNGEGVHHIAFGTADVDGAADDIRGKGVRVLYDEPRIGSMGSRITFLHPKDCHGVLTELVTSADPSSSEH, from the coding sequence ATGCTGACGCGAATCGACCACATCGGGATCGCCTGTTTCGACCTCGACAAGACCGTTGAGTTCTACAAGGCCACCTACGGTTTCGAGGTCTTCCACACCGAGGTCAACGAGGAGCAGGGCGTCCGCGAGGCCATGCTCAAGATCAACGAGACCTCGGACGGCGGAGCCTCCTACCTCCAGCTGCTGGAGCCCACCCGCGAGGACTCGGCGGTCGGGAAGTGGCTGGCCAAGAACGGTGAGGGTGTGCACCACATCGCCTTCGGCACCGCGGACGTGGACGGCGCCGCCGACGACATCCGCGGCAAGGGCGTACGCGTGCTGTACGACGAGCCGCGCATCGGCTCGATGGGGTCCCGCATCACCTTCCTGCACCCCAAGGACTGCCACGGAGTCCTGACCGAGCTCGTCACCTCGGCCGACCCGTCATCCTCGGAGCACTGA
- a CDS encoding MTH1187 family thiamine-binding protein produces MIVAFSVTPLGVGEDVGEYVADAVRVVRESGLPNRTDAMFTSIEGDWDEVMDVVKRAVAAVEERSPRVSLVLKADIRPGVTDGLTSKVETVERHLSA; encoded by the coding sequence ATGATCGTCGCCTTCTCCGTGACCCCGCTCGGTGTCGGCGAGGACGTCGGCGAGTACGTCGCGGACGCCGTGCGCGTCGTCCGGGAGTCCGGACTGCCCAACCGCACCGACGCGATGTTCACCTCGATCGAGGGCGACTGGGACGAGGTGATGGACGTCGTCAAGCGTGCCGTCGCCGCGGTGGAGGAGCGGTCACCGCGGGTGTCGCTGGTCCTGAAGGCGGACATCCGCCCCGGAGTGACCGACGGACTGACGTCGAAGGTCGAGACGGTGGAGCGGCACCTCTCGGCCTGA
- a CDS encoding DUF5937 family protein yields MPFTLHFGEADLLRCRFALSPLWETQEAVRTLARPERHGYHLPWLRRLREARVAEELDFTPLQILMPHRGHNPDCLYPPPIGPAATFDEEIARVRATDPESARDDLAYALADAGTSDRPEARAMLADPARAVRELADLIERAWNTLIAPDWPRLRALLEADIAYHSRRLADVGLEGLLRELHPRLEWDGTSTLTLAKTDDHRRDLDGAGLVLMPSVFSWPDLVSGFDPPWQPTLVYPARGIAGLWAAPSSRTPETLARLLGRVRAEVLCALDDPTGTTTLAHRLGLAPSSVSAHLSVLRDAGLLRSRRYGHQVLYERTPLGIALATEGARPDDT; encoded by the coding sequence GTGCCCTTCACACTCCACTTCGGCGAGGCCGATCTCCTGCGCTGCCGGTTCGCGCTGTCACCGCTCTGGGAGACCCAGGAGGCGGTGCGCACCCTCGCCCGTCCCGAACGCCACGGCTACCACCTGCCGTGGCTGCGCCGGCTGCGCGAAGCCCGGGTGGCCGAGGAACTCGACTTCACACCGCTCCAGATCCTCATGCCACACCGGGGCCACAACCCGGACTGCCTCTACCCGCCTCCCATCGGCCCGGCGGCCACCTTCGACGAGGAGATCGCGCGGGTCAGGGCCACCGACCCCGAGTCGGCTCGCGACGATCTGGCGTACGCCCTCGCGGACGCCGGCACATCGGACCGCCCCGAGGCACGGGCGATGCTCGCGGACCCGGCGCGCGCCGTACGGGAACTGGCCGACCTGATCGAGCGCGCCTGGAACACCCTGATCGCCCCGGACTGGCCCCGTCTGCGGGCCCTGCTCGAAGCGGACATCGCGTACCACTCACGGCGGCTGGCGGATGTGGGCCTCGAAGGGCTGCTGCGGGAGCTGCACCCGCGACTGGAGTGGGACGGGACCTCCACCCTGACCCTCGCCAAGACCGACGACCACCGCCGCGACCTGGACGGCGCGGGTCTGGTGCTGATGCCCAGCGTCTTCTCCTGGCCGGACCTCGTCAGCGGCTTCGACCCGCCCTGGCAACCGACCCTCGTCTACCCCGCCCGCGGCATCGCCGGTCTCTGGGCGGCTCCGTCCAGCCGCACCCCCGAGACACTGGCCCGCCTTCTCGGCAGGGTGCGCGCCGAGGTCCTCTGCGCCCTGGACGACCCGACCGGCACCACAACCCTGGCCCACCGCCTGGGCCTCGCGCCGTCGAGCGTCTCGGCGCATCTGTCGGTGCTCAGGGACGCGGGCTTGCTGCGCTCACGCCGCTACGGCCACCAGGTGCTGTACGAGCGCACGCCGCTGGGCATCGCACTGGCGACGGAAGGGGCCCGCCCGGACGACACGTGA
- a CDS encoding acetyl-CoA C-acetyltransferase: protein MSGTNSTTSVIVAGARTPMGRLLGSLKSFSGADLGGFAIKAALDRAGIGGDQVQYVIMGQVLQAGAGQIPARQAAVKAGIPMNVPALTINKVCLSGLDAIALADQLIRAGEFDVVVAGGQESMTNAPHLLPKSRDGYKYGAVEMLDAMAYDGLTDAFEDIAMGESTEKHNTRLGIARPEQDEVAALSHQRAAAAQKNGLFEAEITPVEIPQRKGEPVLFSKDEGIRAETTAESLGKLRPAFAKDGTITAGTSSQISDGAAAVVVMSKAKAQELGLEWIAEIGAHGNVAGPDNSLQSQPSNAIKHALEKDGLEVSDLDLIEINEAFAAVSVQSMKDLGVSPEKVNVNGGAIALGHPIGMSGARIVLHLALELKRRGGGVGAAALCGGGGQGDALIVRVPAK from the coding sequence ATGTCCGGAACGAACAGCACCACATCCGTGATCGTCGCCGGCGCCCGCACCCCCATGGGGCGGCTGCTCGGCTCCCTCAAGTCCTTCTCCGGCGCCGATCTGGGCGGTTTCGCGATCAAGGCGGCGCTCGACCGGGCCGGGATCGGAGGCGACCAGGTCCAGTACGTGATCATGGGGCAGGTCCTCCAGGCCGGCGCGGGTCAGATCCCGGCCCGCCAGGCGGCCGTCAAGGCCGGTATCCCGATGAACGTCCCGGCGCTCACCATCAACAAGGTGTGCCTCTCCGGACTCGACGCGATCGCCCTCGCGGACCAGCTCATCCGCGCCGGTGAGTTCGACGTGGTCGTCGCCGGTGGCCAGGAGTCCATGACCAACGCCCCGCACCTGCTGCCGAAGTCCCGCGACGGTTACAAGTACGGCGCGGTCGAGATGCTCGACGCGATGGCCTACGACGGTCTCACCGACGCCTTCGAGGACATCGCCATGGGCGAGTCCACGGAGAAGCACAACACCCGCCTCGGCATCGCCCGTCCGGAGCAGGACGAGGTCGCCGCGCTGTCCCACCAGCGGGCCGCCGCCGCGCAGAAGAACGGCCTCTTCGAGGCTGAGATCACCCCGGTGGAGATCCCGCAGCGCAAGGGCGAGCCGGTGCTCTTCAGCAAGGACGAGGGCATCCGCGCCGAGACCACCGCGGAGTCGCTCGGCAAGCTGCGTCCGGCCTTCGCCAAGGACGGCACGATCACGGCCGGTACCTCCTCGCAGATCTCCGACGGCGCCGCGGCGGTCGTGGTGATGAGCAAGGCCAAGGCCCAGGAGCTGGGCCTGGAGTGGATCGCCGAGATCGGCGCCCACGGCAATGTGGCCGGCCCGGACAACTCGCTCCAGTCGCAGCCGTCCAACGCGATCAAGCACGCGCTGGAGAAGGACGGCCTGGAGGTCTCCGACCTCGACCTCATCGAGATCAACGAGGCGTTCGCCGCGGTCTCCGTGCAGTCGATGAAGGACCTCGGCGTGTCCCCGGAAAAGGTGAACGTCAATGGCGGCGCGATCGCGCTGGGCCACCCGATCGGTATGTCCGGCGCCCGGATCGTGCTCCACCTGGCGCTCGAACTGAAGCGGCGCGGCGGCGGTGTCGGTGCGGCGGCACTGTGCGGCGGCGGCGGCCAGGGCGATGCGCTGATCGTGCGCGTCCCGGCCAAGTGA
- a CDS encoding AIM24 family protein, with protein sequence MFRLQGSKVLAVDMTGDAVKAKNGSMVAYDGQMAFKKLSGGGEGIRGMVTRRLTGEQMTMMEVKGQGTCYFADRASEINLVSLHGDKLYVESSNLLCTDGGLRTGTSFTGLRGGATGNGLFTTTVEGTGQAAIMSDGPAVVLRVSPQYPLSVDPGAYIAHQGNVQQSFQSGVTFRTLLGEGGGEAFQIRFEGDGLVYVQPSERNTIGGDV encoded by the coding sequence ATGTTCCGACTTCAAGGCAGCAAGGTGCTGGCCGTCGACATGACCGGGGACGCCGTCAAGGCCAAGAACGGCTCGATGGTCGCCTACGACGGCCAGATGGCATTCAAGAAACTGTCCGGTGGCGGTGAGGGCATCCGCGGCATGGTGACCCGCCGGCTGACCGGTGAGCAGATGACCATGATGGAGGTGAAGGGTCAGGGCACCTGCTATTTCGCCGATCGCGCGTCCGAGATCAATCTCGTCTCGCTGCACGGCGACAAGCTGTACGTCGAGTCCAGCAATCTGCTCTGCACGGACGGCGGACTGCGCACCGGCACCAGCTTCACCGGTCTGCGCGGCGGCGCGACGGGGAACGGGCTGTTCACTACCACCGTCGAGGGCACCGGCCAGGCAGCGATCATGTCGGACGGCCCGGCGGTCGTGCTGAGGGTGAGCCCGCAGTACCCGCTGTCCGTCGACCCGGGGGCGTACATCGCCCACCAGGGCAACGTGCAGCAGAGTTTCCAGTCCGGGGTCACCTTCCGCACCCTGCTGGGCGAGGGCGGCGGGGAGGCGTTCCAGATCCGGTTCGAAGGCGACGGACTCGTGTACGTGCAGCCGAGCGAGCGGAACACCATCGGGGGTGATGTGTGA
- a CDS encoding MarR family transcriptional regulator, with protein MPKPLSLPFDPIARADELWQQRWGPVPSMAAITSIMRAHQILLAEVDSVVKPYGLTFARYEALVLLTFSKSGELPMSKIGERLMVHPTSVTNTVDRLVRSGLVDKRPNPNDGRGTLASITAKGREVVEAATRELMSMDFGLGTYDAEECAEIFALLRPLRVAAHDFDEK; from the coding sequence GTGCCGAAGCCGCTCAGCCTCCCCTTCGACCCCATCGCCCGAGCCGACGAGCTCTGGCAGCAGCGCTGGGGCCCTGTGCCCTCCATGGCCGCGATCACCTCGATCATGCGGGCGCACCAGATCCTGCTCGCCGAGGTGGACTCGGTGGTCAAGCCGTACGGACTGACCTTCGCCCGCTACGAGGCGCTGGTGCTGCTCACCTTCTCCAAGTCCGGTGAGCTGCCGATGTCCAAGATCGGCGAGCGGCTGATGGTGCACCCGACATCCGTGACCAACACCGTCGACCGTCTGGTCAGGTCCGGCCTGGTCGACAAGCGGCCCAACCCCAACGACGGCCGGGGCACGCTCGCCTCCATCACCGCGAAGGGCCGCGAGGTGGTCGAGGCGGCGACCCGGGAGCTGATGTCGATGGACTTCGGGCTCGGCACGTACGACGCCGAGGAGTGCGCGGAGATCTTCGCGCTGCTGCGCCCGCTGCGGGTCGCCGCGCACGACTTCGACGAGAAGTGA
- the meaB gene encoding methylmalonyl Co-A mutase-associated GTPase MeaB, which produces MVDVPELVAQAREGRPRAVARLISLVEGAAPQLREVMAELAPLTGGAYVVGLTGSPGVGKSTSTSALVTAYRKAGKRVGVLAVDPSSPFSGGALLGDRVRMSDHASDPGVYIRSMATRGHLGGLAWAAPQAIRVLDAAGCDVVLVETVGVGQSEVEIASQADTSVVLLAPGMGDGIQAAKAGILEIGDVYVVNKADRDGADATARELNHMLGLGESRGPGTWRPPIVKTVAARGQGVDEVVEALEKHRAWMEERGVLTERRTRRAAHEVETIAVTRLRERIGDLHGDRRLDALAARIVAGETDPYAAADELVAGLIDS; this is translated from the coding sequence ATGGTGGACGTCCCCGAGCTGGTCGCCCAGGCGAGGGAAGGCCGGCCGCGGGCCGTGGCCCGGCTGATCTCACTCGTCGAGGGAGCGGCCCCCCAGCTCCGCGAGGTCATGGCGGAGCTCGCTCCGTTGACCGGCGGCGCGTATGTGGTGGGGCTGACCGGTTCGCCGGGGGTCGGCAAGTCGACGTCCACCTCCGCGCTGGTGACGGCGTACCGGAAGGCGGGGAAGCGGGTCGGCGTGCTGGCCGTCGACCCGTCCTCGCCGTTCAGCGGGGGAGCGCTGCTGGGCGACCGGGTCCGGATGTCGGACCACGCGTCGGACCCGGGCGTCTACATCCGCTCGATGGCCACCCGCGGCCATCTCGGCGGCCTCGCCTGGGCCGCACCGCAGGCCATCCGGGTGCTGGACGCGGCGGGCTGCGATGTGGTGCTGGTCGAGACCGTGGGTGTCGGTCAGTCGGAGGTGGAGATCGCCTCGCAGGCCGACACCTCCGTGGTGCTGCTCGCGCCCGGTATGGGCGACGGGATCCAGGCCGCCAAGGCGGGCATCCTGGAGATCGGTGATGTGTATGTGGTCAACAAGGCGGACCGCGACGGCGCCGACGCCACCGCCCGCGAGCTCAACCACATGCTCGGCCTCGGCGAGTCCCGTGGACCGGGCACCTGGCGGCCGCCGATCGTGAAGACGGTCGCGGCACGGGGGCAGGGTGTCGACGAGGTCGTCGAGGCCTTGGAGAAGCACCGTGCCTGGATGGAGGAGCGCGGCGTCCTCACCGAGCGGCGCACCCGCCGCGCCGCCCACGAGGTGGAGACCATCGCCGTCACCCGCCTCCGCGAACGCATCGGCGACCTGCACGGCGACCGCCGCCTCGACGCCCTTGCCGCCCGTATCGTGGCGGGCGAGACGGACCCGTACGCGGCTGCGGACGAGCTGGTGGCGGGGCTGATCGACTCCTAG
- a CDS encoding XRE family transcriptional regulator: protein MDDAGLSVRQLAYRVGVSAKQVERWLGNRDLTPHARNRADACRALGVDEEMLWPKGVQERVKTGTDRELVRSYPYRSACPSTVWTELVESADAELFLAGYTNYFLWTQVPHFADTVRRKAESGCRVRFLLGDPEGEVTRQRETIEDVALSVSTRIRITLEHLDRLGPRHGVETRFSAPLDAINHVGLSVFRFDDDALVTPHLARLVGHDSPLLHLRRHGGGGMFDRFSEHSEELWGRARVPDPENHA, encoded by the coding sequence ATGGACGACGCCGGATTGTCCGTCCGTCAACTCGCCTACCGGGTGGGGGTGTCCGCGAAGCAGGTGGAACGATGGCTCGGCAATCGTGATCTCACACCACACGCGAGAAACCGAGCAGATGCCTGCCGGGCGTTGGGAGTGGACGAAGAGATGTTGTGGCCCAAGGGCGTACAGGAGCGGGTGAAGACCGGAACCGACCGTGAGCTGGTCCGCAGTTATCCCTACCGGTCCGCGTGCCCGTCGACGGTCTGGACGGAGCTGGTCGAGTCGGCGGACGCCGAGCTGTTCCTCGCCGGGTATACGAACTACTTCCTCTGGACGCAGGTGCCCCACTTCGCAGACACCGTCCGGCGCAAGGCCGAGTCCGGGTGCCGGGTGCGCTTCCTGCTCGGGGACCCGGAAGGGGAGGTGACGCGCCAGCGGGAGACGATCGAGGACGTGGCGCTGTCCGTTTCCACGCGGATCAGGATCACCTTGGAGCACCTCGACCGTCTCGGGCCCCGGCACGGCGTGGAGACGCGTTTCTCTGCTCCCTTGGACGCCATCAACCATGTGGGCCTCTCCGTGTTCCGGTTTGACGATGACGCGCTCGTGACGCCGCATCTCGCACGGCTCGTGGGCCACGACTCCCCACTCCTGCATCTGCGCCGACATGGCGGCGGAGGCATGTTCGATCGGTTCAGCGAGCACAGCGAGGAGCTGTGGGGGAGGGCGCGGGTCCCGGACCCCGAGAACCATGCCTGA
- a CDS encoding AIM24 family protein, whose translation MTLPSDDNVNAYTFCVELKGSQWLLQKGKMIAYYGQIEFNGIGHGRLDRLMRTSFHSPLHASDWVVAEGSGKMLLADRAFDVNSFDLDDGNLTIRSGNLLAYQPSLALKQSIVPGFLTLIGTGKFVAASNGPVVFMEPPIRVDPQALVGWADCPSPCHHYDHGYMSGVMGGLRQLAGIGGASGEEHQFEFVGAGTVLLQSTEALMPEQATGMVPHADGVPGGGHGSHGQPGQHGSSPRLPGQLGDLQRRFGL comes from the coding sequence ATGACCCTCCCGAGTGATGACAACGTCAACGCGTACACCTTCTGTGTAGAGCTCAAGGGCTCCCAGTGGCTCCTGCAGAAGGGCAAGATGATCGCCTACTACGGGCAGATCGAGTTCAACGGCATCGGCCACGGCAGGCTGGACCGGCTCATGCGGACCAGCTTCCACTCCCCGCTGCACGCGAGCGACTGGGTGGTGGCCGAGGGCAGCGGCAAGATGCTGCTCGCCGACCGGGCGTTCGATGTGAACTCCTTCGACCTGGACGACGGCAATCTGACCATCCGGTCGGGGAACCTGCTGGCCTACCAGCCCTCGCTCGCGCTCAAGCAGTCCATCGTGCCGGGCTTCCTCACTCTGATCGGCACCGGCAAGTTCGTCGCCGCGTCGAACGGTCCCGTCGTGTTCATGGAGCCGCCGATCCGGGTTGACCCGCAGGCCCTGGTGGGCTGGGCGGACTGCCCGTCCCCCTGCCACCACTACGACCACGGCTATATGAGCGGGGTCATGGGCGGGCTGCGGCAGCTGGCCGGGATCGGCGGAGCGTCCGGCGAGGAGCACCAGTTCGAGTTCGTCGGCGCGGGCACGGTGCTGCTGCAGTCGACCGAGGCGCTGATGCCGGAACAGGCCACCGGGATGGTGCCCCACGCCGACGGCGTACCGGGCGGAGGCCACGGGAGCCATGGGCAGCCTGGCCAACACGGCTCGTCACCGCGCCTTCCCGGCCAGCTTGGGGACCTCCAAAGGCGCTTTGGGCTGTGA
- a CDS encoding DUF6924 domain-containing protein: protein MTLPAPDDLTSLVLRTDFEDDDAWAAVRAALDADGPYATYVSDPRYAGAAVEALVGEDAAAAEDARVFHVFLADAVTMADTSHPLLAVDLADEPGRTFRIPARWVPGMSANLSIANMDFGEFADMADASGTFRGFGDD from the coding sequence ATGACGCTTCCCGCACCCGACGACCTGACCTCGCTGGTACTGCGCACCGACTTCGAGGACGACGACGCCTGGGCGGCGGTCCGGGCCGCACTCGACGCGGACGGGCCGTACGCCACGTATGTCAGCGACCCGCGCTACGCCGGGGCGGCCGTCGAGGCCCTGGTGGGGGAGGACGCCGCCGCGGCGGAAGACGCCCGGGTCTTCCATGTCTTCCTGGCGGATGCGGTCACGATGGCGGATACCTCGCATCCGCTGCTCGCCGTTGACCTGGCGGACGAGCCGGGTCGGACGTTCAGGATCCCAGCCCGGTGGGTTCCCGGCATGTCGGCGAACCTGAGCATCGCCAACATGGACTTCGGCGAATTCGCCGACATGGCCGATGCCTCAGGAACGTTCCGCGGCTTCGGCGACGACTGA